One genomic window of Hippopotamus amphibius kiboko isolate mHipAmp2 chromosome 10, mHipAmp2.hap2, whole genome shotgun sequence includes the following:
- the LOC130830500 gene encoding zinc finger protein 596-like — MEPLSPRPVLLSHLTSESVKNTCLLQHEESTSRYPVLWESCSVPGIARPPFMVLWPLMESVTFKDIAVDFTQEEWALLDASQKALFRDVMLESITHLVSIGYQISKSDVISQLEPGKDLWSEAIGRLRGQSPGDPIGCTDLNDEFTPRSSPQHSSICLRRKSNFSKQCGESLSQRSFLDGQDHIHTRGKSCECPLCGKVFSNCFSLKRHKMIHTGEKPYGCHLCGKVFNQNSSLKQHQNTHTGEKPFKCHLCGKVFSQSSSLKQHEKTHTGEKCYECQQCGKAFLQSSGLSSHKKIHTGEKPHICLECGKTFSHSSGLRKHQRIHTREKPHICFVCGKAFNEHAKLKEHERTHTGELPYECLLCGKYFSHGSSLRQHEGTQHWGESQEGPQ, encoded by the exons ATGGAGCCCCTG AGTCCCCGGCCTGTGCTGCTGAGCCATTTGACCTCAGAGTCTGTGAAGAACACCTGCCTCCTGCAGCATGAGGAGAGCACCTCCCGGTATCCAGTGCTGTGGGAATCTTGCTCGGTTCCGGGGATCGCGAGGCCCCCCTTCATGGTGCTCTGGCCTCTCATG GAATCAGTGACCTTCAAGGATATAGCTGTAGACTTCACCCAGGAAGAGTGGGCCCTGCTGGATGCCTCCCAGAAAGCCCTGTTCAGAGACGTGATGCTGGAGAGCATCACCCACCTGGTCTCCATAG GGTATCAGATCAGCAAATCAGATGTGATCTCCCAGCTGGAACCAGGAAAAGACCTGTGGAGTGAAGCAATAGGACGCCTCCGAGGCCAGAGTCCAG GAGATCCCATTGGATGCACTGATCTGAATGATGAATTCACTCCTCGATCTTCACCTCAACATTCATCAATTTGCTTAAGAAGGAAAAGTAATTTCAGCAAACAGTGTGGAGAATCACTTAGTCAAAGGTCCTTCCTTGATGGACAGGATCACATTCACACCAGAGGTAAATCATGTGAATGTCCTCTATGTGGGAAAGTCTTTAGTAATTGCTTTAGCCTCAAACGACACAAGAtgattcacactggagagaaaccatatgGATGTCATCTCTGTGGGAAAGTCTTCAATCAAAATTCCTCCTTAAAACAACATCAGAACACTCAC actggagagaaaccattCAAATGTCATCTGTGTGGAAAAGTCTTCAGTCAGAGTTCTTCCTTGAAACAACATGAGAAGACTCACACGGGGGAGAAGTGCTATGAATGTCAGCAGTGTGGGAAAGCATTTCTTCAAAGCTCTGGCCTTAGTTCTCACAAGAaaatccacactggagagaaaccacaCATATGTCTTGAGTGTGGGAAGACCTTCAGTCATAGTTCTGGGCTTCGTAAGCACCAGAGAATTCACACTAGAGAGAAACCACACATATGCTTTGtgtgtgggaaggccttcaatGAACATGCTAAACTGAAAGAACATGAGAGAACCCACACTGGAGAGCTGCCCTATGAATGTCTGCTCTGTGGGAAATACTTCAGTCATGGCTCTTCCCTTAGACAACATGAAGGAACCCAGCACTGGGGAGAAAGTCAGGAGGGCCCTCAGTAG